A stretch of DNA from Thermanaerosceptrum fracticalcis:
ACCCAATGATTGTGACAAATCCCATGGTCCCAGGAAAATTACATCAATACCCGGAACTGTTATTATTTCCTCGATCTTTTCTGCTACCTGGGCACCTTCAATATGAACCACCGTTAATACTTCCTCATTGGAAGTCTGTATATGTTCAGCCGGTGGAGTAACAGAATAACCGGCGGCGCGGACAAAACTGCACAATCCCCTCTTACCTTCCGGATAATAACGGGCGGCTTCCATCAGGGTCTTTACTTGCTGTGCCGTTTCAATTTGGGGAATCTGTACACCTTCCGCGCCTGTATCCAAAGCCCGCATAACATAGGACACTCTTGGCTCGGCAATTCTGACGAGACCAGTAATTCCGGCACTGCGTGCAGCGCGTAACATATGCTCTAATGCAGGAAAATCGTAAACACCATGTTCCATATCTATTACCACGAAGTCCCAACCTGTAAGACCCAGTATTTCCACAGAAGCCGGACTTAGACGAGCAAAGGTGCCCATACAAACCTTGCCTTCCTTTAACTTTCTTTTTAGCATATTCTCACGCATTCCTATTTTCTCCTTTCTCTTTCAAAGAACTGTAGCATTACGTCACGGTAAGCCTGAAAGTAGGTAGCTCAAGTATCTTAAGAACATTATCCAATTCTCCCCCACCGGCATCATTACCATTAATACCCAAATCTTCAGAAGATATATCCACTACAGCCAGTACCTCACTTATTAAATTTAACATGCAATAAACATGCCAACGGGGGATGCTCCACTTCAAAGTGAAAAAATAAGCAAATGAGTCAATAACGACTCATCTTCGAATCATTATTGACTCATTTGCTTAAGAAAGTTTATGAAACTCTAAATAAGACAGAATAAAAAAACGCAGGCTAAGCCTCGCGTTTTTTTATTCTGCCGTCCATCCTCCATCCATGACTGGTGCTTTCCCTCACCGCTACAAAATCATAATTTATGACATAATTAAATTAGGTATTTGCCTAACCCTTTCGCTGTTTATATCTGATTTAATATAGGCTCTTGTAGATATTATAGACATCGCTCCAGGTAAGGGGTACATAATTGTTCTTCATCAGGCGTTCTTGCGCCATGGCCGCTGTAGTAAACATTTCAATCTCTTCTTCCTTCATGCCGTATTCCCTGAGCTGTTTCCTGCGGATAACCACAGAGAGCAGATTATCCAGGGCAGCCAGGGCATCCTCTCCCTCTTTCAGCCCCATAATTTCTTTAATTAGTTGATTAAAATTCGCTATTTTACCGCTAGGATTATATTGATTATACACCTGCATGACGGCACTGAAAAACGCGTAGTTTGCCTCACCGTGGGACACGTGATACCCACCACCCAAGGGATATGAGAGGGCATGCACTGCCGCTACCCCGGTATTGGCGAAGGCGATTCCCGCATATGTGCTGGCCAGTAAAACCCCTCCAATGTTTTTGTAAGCCGCTTCCTGGCCTTCCTCCGATATTTTCTTATAAACACCCAATATGTCTTGAATAGCTTTTACGCTGAAAAGCTCTGTAAAAGGATTGGATTTGGGCGCCAGGTAGGATTCCACTGCGTGAATCAAGGCATCAATGGAACTGAATGCGAAGAATCTATACGGCAAACCCTTGAGGAGAGACGGAATTAGCACTGCCTGATCCGGGAATAAAACGGGATTGACTATCCCTTTCTTCACACGGGCCTGGGTATCTTCCATAATGGATATATTGGTTACTTCGCTTCCTGTGCCGCAGGTGGTAGGAATCACCACCAGCTTTTTATCCTTGACCACCGGACTTCTCCCATATAATATCTCTAGCACATCTTCCACACCCTGGAGTATCAAGATTTTCGCCACATCTATGACCGTGCCACCTCCCACGGCTATTACCCGCTGGTAATCTTTGCCATTCAATTCAGAAACGATGGCATTGATCATTCAGTAGTTATGCAGTTTCAGGATAATTTTCCCAATCCCATAACCTAAGTTCCAAAGAATGTGGCCAGAATTTATCAATAAGCCTTGAAAAACGCTGGGTTGCCGTGTCAAAATAGACTTGGATCAACTGCTCGCAACAGCGGATCCGACAACCGGCGTTGAAGAAGTACCTTATCACTTCGCAGAGGGAGGGGGCTTGTTCGGCGCCTTCTTTATTGCACTCCCAAGAGGCATAACAAAGAAGGGTCTTCGCTGTAAACAAGAGCTCCACATGTGCGAAATGAGCTGTTTCAGACTGAGCATAGCAAGATGTTAAACCAAGATTCTGTTTAGCGGTGCGGTAAAAAACTTCTATTCTCCATCGTTTAACATAGGCAGTTGCAGCTTCTTCCGGCGTATCTACGCGATTGCTTATCAGGAGATACGCATCCTTGAAGGTTGCTGGGCATTCTTCCTCCGGAAGAACTATGCTGCCCTCGACAGCCTGCTTCTCATAAGTGGCTGCAATGGCAGCTATGGGTAAAAAACGTTGTCTAGTAATGGGTTTTCCCTTGCGTGTTAAGGTCTCATAGGGCATTTTGATGTAAATGTCCGGAATACTGAGAACCGATTCTTTGCCAAGGACCCGAAGCTGGGAATAAACTTCTCGCAGCAGTTGCTTCGGATTAAGTTTAATGTAGCGTTCCTTTCCTAGTACCGGGTCGTAGATTTTCCTGAATAGCGCTGTGTTACGTTTGGCTTTGGTAACCCAGTCAAAATTTTGACCCATCAGCCAGTTCAGGAACTTTTTACACAAAAACCAGCGATCCATGGCTACCCATAGTCTGGCCTTGTTCAGCTGACGAGCCTCTGCGAGCATCTGTTTAGCAAGATCAAGCTTGCTTTGTTTTTCATTCTCCTGACCGGTTTTAACCCAAAAGCGCCATAACATGGGATATTCAAGACCATTCTTTAAGATAGCCAGGGTCGACACAAGATTAATACACCATACATGGCGCTTATCCGAACTGTCAAAGAGCCAACAGAGAAAGGGGATTTTTTTACCGTGAGGATGCTCAATTTTGGTATCGTCTAAGGCAATGATATCGCCGTCGGTCAGCCTGCTATCCGTATTTTCTTGTAACCTGGCAAATCTGCCCAAAGAGAACCGGAGCCACTGAAAGGGCTTGGAGAGAAACCGGCTGAAGGCACTTTGAGAGATGATTTGCCCGGAAAGCAGTTGTTGTAAAAATGGAGCTTCCGTTGAAAACTTAGCATTTTGATTTGCAGAACTTGAATGATTAACAAGGCCGCAGATGTAGGCAAAAGCCAGGAGCCACGCTGGAATTCCGGAGTGTTTGCGTATTCCGGACTGGGAAAACAGCAGAGACAGGTCAAATAAATCCCAAATTGTCTTGAGTACCGGGATTCCGGCACCTTGACCGTGATCCTTTTTTTCGAAAGTTGGTTTACACAGTTTCTTCATCAGCATCACCCATATCGCTAGAGTGATGGTAGAAAATACCATCCAAAGCGATTATGGGGGCTTTCCGAAAAAGTCAAGCCTTTTTTGTCGAAAATTAGGATCTTTTTTAAAATATTTTTTGAGTTATCATTTTCTATTTATTTCCACCAACTGCATAACTCCTGGATCATTTTATCGTTGGGCTCACCGTAGCCATAATTCTCCTGGAAGATGACATGACACGGCAGGTTATAGCCTTTCAGATGGTTATCGAAGATTACAGCGTTAGTGACAAGCAAATCCTCCTCATTGAGGGCAAACTCCTGTATAAACTCTGGGAAAGTGTCATATTGATAAAGCTCTGTAGGCAATTTAAAACTATACAATTTACCATCATCCTTTCTACGAAGGATATATCGTACTTTTACCTATTTGCTTTGGTCCATACTGCTGCTGCAGCCGATATTACCTACCTTAACTTCCTTGACATTAACTTTTTCGGAAGCTGTATACTCAATCAGGAAGTAGAGAATGATACCGCTGGCTAAGCCCCAGGCGGCGCCCTTGATAGCCAGGATGGCAGCCATAGTCATAGCCACTCCCCGCTGCATATTGTTATCAAGCATTTTCATACCGATATATCCACAAGCAAAGGCTTGCACCACCATAGTAAGGGCAAAGAATATACCAAAGGCCGGTTTAATCAGGGTAACCAGGGGCATTAACATAACAGCAATAACGGTGGCAGCCCGGAAGGTACCTACGCCTCCCCAGTAGGAAGGTAATGTCTTATATCCCATCTTATACCGTTCTGTTATTGTTAGCAGACCGGAAGCCCAGAGAGGACCATTCAAGGGCACCCAGGGCGCGAAGAGACCCATAATACCATTTCTGATGGCTGATACCAGGTTGGAGCGGGAAGCATCAAATTCCACAGTTTCATCTTCCCTGGCTGCAGTGGCATCATTAACGATCTCTTTAGCCAAAATAAAGTCGCCGAAGGCGATGATGTACGCGGTCAATGCCATGGGCAAGGCATTAATAAAGAACTTTAATTCGGGCCAGCCCAGGCCGAAGACTGTATAATTCTGCAGAACATACCCAAAATTAACGGGTGTCAAAGACCAGACGATCTGGGGCACAGGCAATTCTTTCAAGAGATAAGGTCCAACAATAATGGCAAAAAGTTGGGCAGGGACAATTCCCTGATTTCTCAATATCTTAATCCACCTGTTCTTTTCGGCAGCTTTGGCAAATGTACCCGAGAATAAGAAGAAATAGGCGATTAAGGTGGAGAGGATAATAGTCATCGGTGCTAACTTTAATCTAACATTTATTACGTTGAGAGCGGCCGCGAAACCGGCGCCTAGAATAATGCCTCCCCTTACGGAGATGGGGATTCTATCGATTAATTTCTTTCCTACCCCAGTAGCCCCCATGACGAAAAAGAGCAAGGCTACAAGCAATTGTAAGGCAATCATCGCATGGATTCGATCAGGACCGATGGCATATGCCGATAGATAACCTATGGTTAAAGGTAAAGCCGGAGTTATCCAGCCTGGTACAACCGGGTCGCCCAGATGAGCCGGGAGTGCATAGCAGATGGCATTTAAAACACCGAAGGTAAGGGCTATCTAGAAACTATTAACACCTAAAACCTCCATGGTTGTGGCCACACCGGCGCCTAAACAAGCAACGCCCAAGAACATTGCTGCGAAACATTCTGTCCATTCCCATTCATAATGTAATAAAGGCAGCCTTATTTTGAAAGGACCAAAGGGTATATAGGGTTGGATTCCTCCATAATCCCTCTTCAAGATAGGAAAAGTTCCTGACGGTAGTTTTTGCCCTTTTAAGGGTACTTCGCTCGACAT
This window harbors:
- a CDS encoding HpcH/HpaI aldolase family protein, with amino-acid sequence MRENMLKRKLKEGKVCMGTFARLSPASVEILGLTGWDFVVIDMEHGVYDFPALEHMLRAARSAGITGLVRIAEPRVSYVMRALDTGAEGVQIPQIETAQQVKTLMEAARYYPEGKRGLCSFVRAAGYSVTPPAEHIQTSNEEVLTVVHIEGAQVAEKIEEIITVPGIDVIFLGPWDLSQSLGVPGQVKHPSVVTVMEKVTEACRKKGVTIGTFARDPEDARYWVDRGVQYIMHSTDAGILVQASKDRLAVFKSVLIG
- a CDS encoding iron-containing alcohol dehydrogenase — its product is MINAIVSELNGKDYQRVIAVGGGTVIDVAKILILQGVEDVLEILYGRSPVVKDKKLVVIPTTCGTGSEVTNISIMEDTQARVKKGIVNPVLFPDQAVLIPSLLKGLPYRFFAFSSIDALIHAVESYLAPKSNPFTELFSVKAIQDILGVYKKISEEGQEAAYKNIGGVLLASTYAGIAFANTGVAAVHALSYPLGGGYHVSHGEANYAFFSAVMQVYNQYNPSGKIANFNQLIKEIMGLKEGEDALAALDNLLSVVIRRKQLREYGMKEEEIEMFTTAAMAQERLMKNNYVPLTWSDVYNIYKSLY
- a CDS encoding transposase — its product is MKKLCKPTFEKKDHGQGAGIPVLKTIWDLFDLSLLFSQSGIRKHSGIPAWLLAFAYICGLVNHSSSANQNAKFSTEAPFLQQLLSGQIISQSAFSRFLSKPFQWLRFSLGRFARLQENTDSRLTDGDIIALDDTKIEHPHGKKIPFLCWLFDSSDKRHVWCINLVSTLAILKNGLEYPMLWRFWVKTGQENEKQSKLDLAKQMLAEARQLNKARLWVAMDRWFLCKKFLNWLMGQNFDWVTKAKRNTALFRKIYDPVLGKERYIKLNPKQLLREVYSQLRVLGKESVLSIPDIYIKMPYETLTRKGKPITRQRFLPIAAIAATYEKQAVEGSIVLPEEECPATFKDAYLLISNRVDTPEEAATAYVKRWRIEVFYRTAKQNLGLTSCYAQSETAHFAHVELLFTAKTLLCYASWECNKEGAEQAPSLCEVIRYFFNAGCRIRCCEQLIQVYFDTATQRFSRLIDKFWPHSLELRLWDWENYPETA